One genomic region from Marinobacter szutsaonensis encodes:
- a CDS encoding sensor histidine kinase: MLRKTKLKTRMILTLGILGALQTILIGGFAGYYLSESLYEEIGQRALMVSKTVAASPAVIEGVQSRDIPGLNRLARRLTETNEALFIVIGDHEAIRLAHPDPDRIGFSMGDDDGDYGRRALVDGNAYVARAMGSLGESMRGKAPVIAPESGDIIGIVSVGYSLEQVEATIRRYNFVLYGVVGLMLLVTVISAIVIAGRFKRAIFGLEPEEIARLFREREATLQSVREGIIAVNRDGIITTVNRAAYETLDLPPDEPLAGKPILDILPESSLMSVLESGQPDFDREIWLRGRQMVVNRLPVRQGEEIIGVVASFRLRNELDQVSRQLTRIQQYADTLRSQTHEYSNKLHTIAGLIQIGANDEALNLIGSEVSDHQALLHLLLDAVPDPVIAGCLLGKYNRAKEMGLRLDIDPDSQMADLPETLPREQLVSVLGNLIDNALEATRQHAGAGGRVRLSMTDLGQELIFEIEDQGPGVPEDAQRRIFERGVSTKGEDHGIGLHLVQQFLNRWGGSVTVENLPEGGSRFTLYLPKQPEGRRTL; the protein is encoded by the coding sequence GTGTTGCGAAAGACCAAACTCAAAACCCGCATGATCCTCACCCTGGGGATTCTTGGCGCGCTGCAGACCATTCTGATCGGCGGCTTTGCCGGCTATTACCTCAGCGAATCCCTGTACGAGGAAATCGGCCAGCGCGCACTGATGGTGTCCAAGACGGTAGCGGCCTCACCGGCGGTGATCGAAGGTGTCCAATCACGTGACATTCCCGGTCTCAATCGTCTCGCCCGGCGGCTGACGGAAACCAACGAAGCCCTGTTCATTGTGATCGGAGACCATGAGGCCATTCGCCTGGCCCACCCGGACCCGGACCGCATCGGCTTCTCCATGGGGGATGATGACGGTGACTACGGCCGCAGAGCACTGGTGGATGGCAACGCCTATGTCGCCCGGGCCATGGGCAGCCTCGGCGAGTCCATGCGTGGCAAGGCACCGGTGATCGCACCAGAGTCCGGCGACATCATCGGCATTGTCTCGGTTGGCTACAGTCTGGAGCAGGTGGAAGCCACCATACGACGGTACAACTTTGTACTCTACGGTGTGGTGGGCTTGATGTTGCTGGTCACGGTGATTTCGGCCATTGTCATCGCCGGTCGCTTCAAACGGGCCATTTTCGGGCTGGAGCCAGAGGAGATTGCGCGGTTGTTCCGGGAACGGGAAGCTACGCTGCAATCCGTCCGAGAGGGCATCATTGCGGTGAACCGGGATGGCATCATCACCACTGTAAACCGGGCCGCTTACGAAACCCTCGACCTCCCCCCGGATGAACCGCTCGCCGGCAAACCTATCCTCGATATTCTGCCGGAAAGCAGCCTGATGTCAGTCCTCGAGTCCGGGCAGCCGGATTTTGACCGGGAAATCTGGCTGAGGGGCCGGCAGATGGTGGTCAACCGGCTGCCGGTGCGACAGGGTGAGGAGATCATCGGCGTGGTGGCCAGTTTCCGCCTGCGCAACGAACTCGATCAGGTCAGCCGCCAGCTTACCCGTATCCAGCAGTATGCGGATACTCTGCGCAGCCAGACCCACGAGTATTCCAACAAGCTGCATACCATCGCCGGTCTGATCCAGATTGGCGCCAATGATGAAGCACTGAACCTGATCGGAAGTGAAGTCAGTGACCATCAGGCCCTGCTACACCTGCTGCTTGACGCCGTGCCGGACCCGGTCATCGCCGGTTGTCTGCTGGGCAAATACAATCGGGCAAAGGAAATGGGCCTGCGCCTGGACATTGATCCGGACAGTCAGATGGCAGACCTTCCGGAAACCCTGCCGCGGGAACAGCTGGTCAGCGTCCTGGGCAACCTGATCGACAATGCCCTGGAGGCCACCCGCCAGCACGCCGGCGCCGGGGGGCGGGTGCGGTTGTCGATGACAGATCTGGGCCAGGAGCTGATCTTCGAAATAGAAGACCAGGGGCCCGGTGTACCGGAAGATGCCCAGCGTAGGATCTTCGAGCGGGGTGTCAGCACCAAGGGCGAGGACCATGGCATCGGCCTGCACCTGGTGCAACAGTTTCTGAATCGCTGGGGAGGTTCCGTGACCGTGGAAAACCTGCCGGAAGGCGGCAGTCGGTTCACCCTCTACCTGCCCAAGCAACCGGAAGGGAGACGCACCCTGTGA
- a CDS encoding response regulator: MTPIRLLIVEDDHKIAEIQRRFVERLENVELCGIAHTLADARDLVDVMEPELILLDVYFPDGNGLDLLRELRARDSRTDVILITAAKEVETLRSALRGGVFDYILKPLVFERLQEAVQRYREHLDKLSTLNQLAQKEVDALLPRGSQETDQPRQERLPKGIDGLTLDKIREVIAHGGHWSAEEMGAEMGASRTTARRYLEYLVGTGELSAEVSYGSVGRPERRYCLKT; this comes from the coding sequence GTGACACCGATTCGGCTTCTAATTGTTGAAGATGACCACAAGATCGCCGAAATCCAGCGGCGCTTCGTCGAGCGTCTCGAGAACGTTGAGCTTTGCGGTATTGCCCACACCCTGGCCGATGCCCGGGATCTGGTGGACGTCATGGAGCCGGAACTCATCCTGCTGGATGTCTACTTCCCGGACGGCAATGGCCTTGATCTACTGAGGGAGCTGAGAGCACGGGACAGCCGGACCGATGTCATCCTGATCACCGCAGCCAAGGAAGTGGAGACCCTGCGCAGTGCCCTGCGTGGCGGAGTCTTCGATTACATCCTCAAGCCCCTGGTGTTCGAGCGACTGCAGGAAGCGGTACAGCGATACCGGGAACACCTCGACAAGCTTTCCACTCTCAACCAGCTGGCCCAGAAGGAAGTGGATGCCCTCTTGCCCCGGGGCAGCCAGGAAACCGACCAACCCCGGCAGGAACGTCTGCCCAAGGGCATTGACGGACTCACCCTGGATAAAATCCGTGAAGTGATTGCCCATGGCGGGCATTGGAGTGCCGAGGAAATGGGGGCAGAAATGGGCGCATCACGCACGACTGCCCGGCGCTACCTGGAATACCTGGTCGGCACCGGCGAGCTGAGCGCCGAGGTGAGCTATGGTAGTGTAGGACGACCGGAGCGGCGTTACTGCCTCAAAACCTAG
- a CDS encoding M48 family metallopeptidase — translation MRPLILGLLAIFFLTGCQDSPTGRNQLALVPDAVMADIGQQSFAQMKEQNPVLEDPQVNGVVQCIAGELVQAAAEQFPAVSMPESWEVVVFRNDTPNAFALPGGKIGVHTGLLRIAETPAQLATVISHEVAHVLADHGNERLTQELGLKAGLLLVGLFTESEIAEDQLQNALGIGARLGITLPFSRAHESEADLMGLSIMARAGFNPEQSVALWRNMARASGEQPLEFLSTHPNHDTRIGDLSARMESANQLFLAAEPADCNL, via the coding sequence TTGAGACCACTGATCCTCGGACTTCTCGCGATTTTCTTTCTGACTGGTTGCCAGGACTCCCCGACCGGCCGCAACCAGCTCGCTCTCGTGCCCGATGCTGTCATGGCCGACATCGGCCAGCAGAGTTTTGCCCAGATGAAGGAGCAGAATCCGGTACTGGAAGACCCGCAGGTCAACGGTGTGGTGCAGTGTATTGCCGGCGAACTGGTGCAGGCAGCTGCCGAGCAGTTCCCCGCCGTGTCCATGCCTGAAAGCTGGGAAGTGGTGGTGTTCCGGAATGACACGCCGAACGCCTTCGCCCTCCCCGGCGGCAAGATCGGTGTTCATACCGGCTTGCTCCGGATCGCAGAAACCCCGGCGCAACTGGCCACGGTCATCAGCCACGAAGTGGCCCACGTGCTTGCCGACCATGGCAATGAACGCCTGACCCAGGAACTTGGCCTGAAGGCGGGCCTGTTACTCGTCGGCCTGTTCACCGAAAGCGAGATCGCGGAAGACCAGCTCCAGAATGCCCTGGGCATCGGTGCCCGGTTGGGTATTACCCTGCCCTTCAGTCGTGCCCATGAATCGGAAGCGGATCTTATGGGGCTGAGCATCATGGCCCGAGCCGGCTTCAATCCGGAGCAGAGCGTGGCCCTCTGGCGCAACATGGCCCGTGCCTCCGGCGAACAGCCGCTGGAATTTCTTTCAACCCACCCCAACCACGACACCCGCATTGGCGATCTGAGCGCCCGCATGGAATCGGCAAATCAGCTTTTCTTAGCAGCGGAGCCCGCAGACTGCAACCTGTAA
- a CDS encoding DUF2244 domain-containing protein: MVEKLDHPGGTRLLLTPNRSLSWKGNVRIWIGLVVLSAIIGIGWALAGAWVILPFAGLELMAVAAGIYITSRDCQRKEVLTMEGDEILLEKGRKQKNAQWTLPRPYTRLQLKDPVHPFAPAKLFLSHRDHRISLGGFLNVEDTERLIETLESLGFVPERKQPDPEIGLWF, from the coding sequence ATGGTGGAAAAACTGGATCATCCCGGCGGCACCCGGTTATTACTAACCCCCAATCGCTCGTTGAGCTGGAAGGGCAACGTCCGGATCTGGATCGGACTGGTTGTACTCTCGGCAATCATCGGAATCGGCTGGGCGCTCGCAGGCGCTTGGGTCATTCTGCCGTTTGCTGGACTGGAGCTGATGGCCGTAGCTGCCGGCATCTATATCACCTCACGCGACTGCCAGCGCAAGGAAGTCCTGACCATGGAAGGAGATGAGATCCTCCTGGAAAAGGGACGGAAACAGAAAAACGCCCAATGGACCCTGCCCCGGCCCTACACCCGCCTGCAACTGAAAGATCCGGTCCACCCCTTCGCACCGGCCAAGCTTTTCCTGAGCCACCGCGACCACCGCATATCCCTCGGCGGTTTTCTGAATGTCGAGGATACGGAAAGGCTGATCGAAACCCTTGAGTCCCTCGGCTTTGTTCCGGAACGAAAACAGCCCGATCCGGAAATCGGGCTGTGGTTCTGA
- a CDS encoding alpha/beta hydrolase produces MTVQSRINTRTATPVTGRLVSPADSKIALLGKGINWLHRVSPTLAGNAVEHLFFTPGRLPAPSRYESLYEEADSYTQLRVGRQTIPVYSWGFGPTVLMVHGWSGAGIQFGAFVGLLVKAGYRVVTFDAPGHGRAQGLRTDLFEMSEAVYCVARSAGPLRAVVAHSIGSLALARALVDGVQAEHIFLLAPPRDLESVVEGFGRTLGISTELIAGQRARMEQRFGQSVWQQFSFDALAPELDGRGLIFVDQDDQQIPVGESESVFKNWRGAEVFRTQGLGHYRLLWHPQVVERVYDRLSGVE; encoded by the coding sequence ATGACCGTTCAATCTCGCATCAACACCCGGACTGCGACCCCTGTTACCGGCCGTCTCGTGTCACCGGCCGACAGCAAAATTGCCCTGCTGGGCAAGGGTATAAACTGGTTGCACCGGGTTTCGCCAACGCTCGCCGGAAACGCAGTGGAACATCTGTTCTTTACCCCCGGCCGCTTACCCGCACCGAGTCGGTATGAATCTTTGTATGAGGAAGCAGACAGCTACACCCAGCTTCGGGTTGGCCGCCAGACGATTCCGGTTTACAGCTGGGGATTCGGGCCGACGGTCCTGATGGTGCATGGATGGTCCGGGGCCGGGATCCAGTTTGGTGCCTTTGTTGGCCTGCTGGTAAAAGCCGGTTACCGGGTTGTTACCTTCGACGCGCCCGGCCATGGGCGGGCGCAGGGACTTCGTACCGACCTGTTCGAAATGTCCGAGGCGGTCTATTGTGTTGCCCGCAGTGCCGGCCCTCTCAGGGCGGTTGTTGCCCACTCCATAGGAAGCCTCGCCCTGGCACGGGCATTGGTGGATGGCGTCCAGGCCGAGCACATTTTTCTACTCGCGCCACCCAGGGATCTTGAATCGGTGGTGGAGGGATTCGGCCGGACACTGGGGATTTCGACGGAGCTGATTGCCGGACAGCGTGCGAGAATGGAACAACGGTTTGGGCAATCAGTCTGGCAGCAGTTTTCGTTCGATGCGCTGGCACCGGAGCTCGACGGCCGTGGGCTTATTTTTGTGGATCAGGACGATCAACAGATTCCGGTCGGCGAGAGCGAATCGGTATTTAAAAACTGGCGGGGAGCGGAGGTGTTTCGAACCCAGGGGCTCGGTCATTATCGGCTACTGTGGCATCCACAGGTTGTGGAGCGGGTATATGACCGGTTATCCGGGGTTGAATGA
- a CDS encoding helix-turn-helix domain-containing protein encodes MIKVAIVALPYCHGSGVLGIMDFFATANFCDQHPGNTSGQRFDCQIVTADGSPVITYSGVSLAPTTTCESYQPDLVIVGSAMEAVLGDRHIDRSLARSTPIHEWLRNAFRRGATIASVCTGSFVLAEAGLLKEQVATTHWRAASAFRRRFPNIRLEADQLLIDNGQIICAGGATSFIDLCLYLVEKLGSPSLALACSKLLIIDARRTEQTPYMSFFGSKAHQDEAIEQIQLWLETHYAEPLSINELASRARLGTRTFKRRFKEATGETPLHYIQQLRVEAAKHQLESTQRQTARIIWDVGYEDASSFRRLFKRTVGCTMEQYRRRFSYVTPRLAAHS; translated from the coding sequence ATGATCAAAGTTGCCATCGTTGCCCTTCCCTACTGTCACGGTAGTGGCGTTCTCGGGATCATGGATTTTTTCGCGACCGCGAATTTCTGTGATCAGCATCCGGGTAACACATCAGGCCAGAGATTCGACTGCCAGATCGTGACCGCAGACGGCTCCCCGGTCATCACCTACAGCGGAGTGAGCCTTGCACCGACAACGACCTGCGAGAGTTACCAGCCGGACCTGGTGATCGTCGGATCGGCAATGGAGGCGGTCTTGGGCGATCGCCACATCGATCGATCGCTGGCCAGATCAACGCCCATACATGAGTGGCTCCGAAACGCATTCCGGCGCGGCGCAACCATCGCCAGTGTCTGTACCGGCAGCTTTGTCCTCGCCGAAGCCGGCCTTCTGAAAGAGCAGGTAGCGACCACCCACTGGCGCGCCGCGTCAGCCTTCCGCCGCCGTTTTCCGAATATCCGGCTCGAAGCAGACCAGCTGCTGATTGACAACGGCCAGATCATCTGCGCCGGAGGTGCCACCTCCTTCATCGATCTCTGCCTCTACCTTGTGGAAAAGCTCGGTTCGCCCTCACTGGCGCTGGCCTGCAGCAAACTGCTGATCATCGATGCCCGTCGAACCGAGCAAACACCCTATATGAGTTTCTTCGGCAGCAAGGCTCATCAGGACGAGGCAATTGAACAGATACAGCTCTGGCTGGAAACACACTACGCCGAGCCGCTGAGCATCAATGAACTCGCGAGCAGGGCCCGGCTGGGTACCCGAACCTTCAAAAGGCGGTTCAAGGAAGCGACCGGGGAAACCCCTTTGCATTACATACAGCAGTTACGCGTGGAAGCCGCAAAACATCAGCTGGAATCGACACAGCGGCAGACCGCCCGGATTATCTGGGACGTGGGGTATGAGGACGCAAGCTCCTTCCGGAGACTATTCAAGCGTACCGTGGGATGCACGATGGAGCAGTATCGTCGGCGATTCAGCTATGTGACGCCGCGGCTGGCCGCCCATTCATAG
- a CDS encoding ABC transporter substrate-binding protein, producing the protein MFRAARSALLTLVLAGTASSALAAERLYIFTENYPPYNASKSGQGFAHSEDEITGICTDMVKAMLARVDYDYVMKMRVWSYAYDWVQGRENHGLFCTARTDEREDQFQWVGPLASIKWTLFAAPDSDITLSSLEDAKDLRIAGYKGDVMSDYLVSKGFNVVMNQSGDVNARRLVLGQADLWVTDGLVGPLVAKEAHDIDGLKPVLVFRETPMYLAVSKETSPDVVADLQKALDEARGAGEIDSIVASYE; encoded by the coding sequence ATGTTCCGGGCCGCAAGGTCTGCGCTGTTGACCCTGGTGCTGGCCGGCACAGCATCATCAGCACTGGCGGCCGAGCGTCTGTATATCTTTACCGAAAACTACCCACCCTATAATGCCTCCAAATCCGGTCAGGGCTTTGCCCACAGCGAAGACGAGATTACCGGCATCTGCACCGACATGGTCAAGGCCATGCTGGCCCGGGTGGATTATGACTATGTCATGAAGATGCGGGTCTGGAGTTACGCTTACGACTGGGTCCAGGGCCGCGAGAACCACGGCCTGTTCTGCACTGCCCGTACCGACGAGCGCGAAGACCAGTTCCAGTGGGTTGGTCCGTTGGCGTCCATCAAGTGGACCCTGTTCGCGGCACCGGATTCCGACATCACCCTGTCCAGCCTGGAAGACGCCAAAGATCTGCGCATTGCCGGCTACAAGGGTGACGTCATGTCCGATTACCTGGTGAGTAAAGGCTTCAATGTGGTCATGAACCAGTCCGGGGATGTGAATGCCCGGCGTCTGGTACTGGGCCAGGCGGATCTGTGGGTCACCGATGGTCTGGTGGGGCCGCTGGTGGCGAAAGAAGCGCATGACATTGACGGCCTTAAACCGGTGCTGGTGTTCCGGGAAACGCCCATGTACCTGGCGGTAAGCAAGGAGACCTCGCCGGACGTTGTGGCTGACCTCCAGAAGGCGTTGGATGAGGCTCGCGGCGCAGGCGAAATCGATTCGATTGTAGCCAGTTACGAATGA
- a CDS encoding diacylglycerol kinase family protein, which yields MTHWLLANVDAGDGQRDRAFWLRHLAGAGLATPVCRDIADDGWPSEVRPGDVVMVAGGDGSANYGARICLKKQAVLVVLPSGTANDFARNIGLPEDPGELCQIISRGSRRRMDVARFGDQVFLNVAHVGLGTLPARESGGPQKKFFGRFTYVVGLLRRLNAKRGFRAEIRCGKGYVRGRWLSIALANGTSFGGGHEIPEAAPDDGYLEVLAVRPRPLAQLLLTFVMVRLNRKAPTRTSTLVHLKGKHCSVRTRKPKTVTADGDIAGKTPLDVSCHHQSLEVIAP from the coding sequence ATGACCCATTGGCTGCTGGCAAATGTTGACGCGGGTGACGGTCAGAGAGACCGGGCGTTCTGGCTCAGACACCTCGCTGGAGCAGGTCTGGCAACACCGGTATGCCGGGACATCGCTGATGATGGTTGGCCATCCGAAGTGCGTCCGGGAGACGTGGTTATGGTGGCCGGTGGCGACGGTTCAGCGAACTATGGCGCCAGGATCTGCCTTAAGAAGCAGGCTGTGCTTGTCGTTTTGCCCTCAGGAACCGCCAATGACTTCGCCCGCAATATCGGGCTCCCTGAAGATCCCGGCGAGTTGTGCCAGATCATTAGTCGTGGTTCCCGCCGCCGTATGGACGTTGCCCGTTTTGGGGACCAGGTTTTTCTCAATGTGGCCCATGTCGGGCTGGGAACACTTCCTGCCCGGGAATCCGGAGGGCCACAAAAAAAGTTTTTCGGTCGTTTTACCTACGTGGTTGGACTTCTGCGGCGACTGAACGCCAAGCGCGGTTTTCGGGCCGAGATCCGCTGTGGCAAAGGCTATGTGCGCGGTCGCTGGCTGTCCATTGCCCTGGCCAATGGCACCAGTTTCGGCGGCGGCCACGAGATTCCGGAGGCGGCGCCGGATGACGGCTATCTAGAGGTGCTCGCCGTCAGGCCCCGACCACTGGCACAGTTGCTCCTGACGTTCGTGATGGTTCGGCTCAATCGTAAGGCCCCAACCCGAACCAGCACCTTGGTGCATCTCAAGGGAAAACACTGTTCTGTTCGCACGCGAAAGCCCAAGACAGTGACGGCAGACGGGGACATCGCCGGCAAGACTCCGCTGGATGTATCCTGCCATCACCAATCCCTTGAAGTGATTGCCCCGTAG
- a CDS encoding haloalkane dehalogenase yields MNFVRTPEERFENLPDYPFKPHYLSLGELRMHYVDEGPAGADPILMMHGEPSWSYLYRYMIPHCADAGHRVIAPDLIGFGKSDKPVKVSDYSYQQHMDWMQEFIDKLDLRNITLVCQDWGSLIGLRLAAENPDRFRAIVVGNGMLPTGDQKVPPVFRAWRAFALYSPWFPVSKIVNTGCFRKLGTGECRAYDAPFPDRKFKAGARAFPGLVPTTPDDPASEANRRAWTVLEQWEKPFLTAFSNGDPITRGGDRYMQKRIPGARGLPHTTLKGGHFLQEDSPVPFATAINQLLESLENNEN; encoded by the coding sequence ATGAATTTCGTCAGAACCCCCGAAGAGCGCTTTGAGAACCTGCCAGACTATCCCTTCAAGCCGCACTACCTGTCACTGGGGGAGCTGCGAATGCACTACGTGGACGAGGGTCCGGCGGGTGCAGACCCGATCCTCATGATGCACGGTGAACCATCCTGGTCCTACCTTTACCGGTACATGATTCCGCACTGCGCAGACGCCGGTCACCGCGTGATCGCTCCCGATCTGATCGGATTCGGCAAATCCGACAAGCCGGTCAAAGTATCGGATTACAGCTATCAACAACACATGGACTGGATGCAGGAATTCATCGATAAACTGGACCTGAGGAATATCACGCTGGTATGTCAGGACTGGGGTTCGCTGATTGGACTGCGCCTGGCGGCAGAAAATCCCGACCGTTTTCGTGCCATCGTCGTCGGAAACGGCATGCTGCCGACCGGTGACCAGAAAGTCCCCCCGGTGTTCCGGGCATGGCGGGCATTCGCCCTGTACAGTCCCTGGTTTCCCGTCTCGAAAATCGTTAATACGGGCTGCTTTCGAAAGCTCGGGACGGGAGAATGCCGGGCGTACGACGCGCCCTTTCCCGACAGAAAGTTCAAAGCCGGCGCAAGGGCGTTTCCCGGCTTGGTACCGACGACTCCGGACGACCCGGCCAGTGAAGCCAACCGTCGAGCCTGGACGGTTCTGGAGCAATGGGAAAAACCGTTCCTGACCGCATTCAGCAACGGAGACCCGATTACCCGTGGAGGTGATCGTTACATGCAGAAGCGTATTCCCGGTGCCAGAGGCCTCCCTCATACCACCCTGAAAGGTGGCCACTTTCTGCAGGAGGATTCGCCCGTCCCGTTCGCAACGGCCATCAATCAACTGCTGGAAAGCCTGGAGAACAACGAAAATTAA
- a CDS encoding DMT family transporter: protein MPPIFYTFFVPALFVWLWSTGFIGGKFGLPYAEPFTMLLIRMLLTLVPLGILALVLKARWPGWRGAGHLAVTGILVHGFYLGGVFYAIDQGMSAGVVSLLVGLQPLVTAVAAVIFLKESVSVRQWIGLALGLLGVALVLTEKLGAPSAEVGIPPQTLIWALLALLGISLGTVYQKRHGTSVDLISGTMIQYAAAGTLFAIGAFTLETREVQWTLEFKLALGWLVFGLSVSAILILMWLIRRGAASQVASLFYLVPPVTALEAYLLFGERLGPLAIAGGLVAITGVALVTVKAPERAGKTATR, encoded by the coding sequence ATGCCCCCTATTTTCTATACCTTCTTTGTCCCGGCACTGTTCGTCTGGCTGTGGAGTACAGGGTTTATCGGTGGCAAGTTCGGACTGCCTTACGCCGAACCGTTTACCATGTTGCTGATCCGGATGCTGCTGACCCTGGTCCCGCTCGGCATCCTGGCCCTGGTACTGAAAGCCAGGTGGCCTGGTTGGCGTGGGGCAGGGCACCTGGCGGTCACGGGGATTCTGGTGCATGGCTTTTACCTGGGAGGTGTGTTCTATGCCATCGACCAGGGCATGTCGGCCGGGGTGGTTTCTCTCCTTGTCGGGCTGCAGCCGCTGGTAACGGCGGTCGCAGCGGTGATCTTCCTGAAGGAATCGGTCAGCGTGCGTCAGTGGATTGGTCTCGCCCTTGGTCTGCTCGGTGTCGCGCTGGTGCTGACAGAAAAGCTGGGCGCCCCGTCGGCGGAAGTCGGTATCCCGCCCCAGACACTGATCTGGGCCCTGCTGGCTCTGCTGGGTATCTCCCTGGGCACGGTCTATCAGAAGCGCCACGGTACCAGTGTGGATCTGATTTCCGGCACGATGATCCAGTACGCGGCGGCAGGCACGTTGTTTGCGATCGGGGCGTTCACCCTGGAAACCCGCGAGGTGCAGTGGACATTGGAATTCAAGCTGGCCCTGGGCTGGCTGGTGTTCGGCCTGTCAGTCAGCGCGATCCTGATCCTGATGTGGCTGATCCGGCGGGGCGCTGCCTCCCAGGTAGCGAGCCTGTTTTATCTGGTGCCGCCGGTAACTGCGCTGGAGGCCTACCTCCTGTTCGGTGAACGTCTTGGGCCGTTGGCGATTGCCGGGGGACTTGTCGCCATCACCGGCGTCGCGCTGGTCACTGTGAAGGCTCCGGAGAGAGCCGGCAAAACGGCGACACGTTAA
- a CDS encoding TVP38/TMEM64 family protein, translating to MSASEPKQRANWTRSPLLWMAGSIAGVGVIVGLLYAFGVHQQIVDLLRWFDEQGAWAALFFIVLMVAAMVLLLPGVLLTTGAGFVFGVIEGTLYVVIGTTIGAGLAFLIARHFFGETAHIYIRNRAKLSVVTDEMAPHGWKIVLLTRLIPFFPGKVSNYLFGLTSFSFPGFVAGTFLGVIPFSLHNVYLGSLAADLSTLGVRESARTPLEWTIYGAGFLGTILAVVLLNRLARRALARYRMETEPMAQEDTE from the coding sequence GTGTCCGCCTCCGAACCGAAACAACGAGCCAACTGGACAAGATCGCCGCTGTTGTGGATGGCTGGCAGTATTGCTGGTGTCGGGGTGATCGTCGGGCTTCTTTATGCGTTTGGTGTGCACCAGCAGATCGTCGACTTGTTACGGTGGTTTGATGAGCAGGGTGCCTGGGCGGCTTTGTTCTTTATCGTGCTCATGGTTGCGGCCATGGTGCTGTTGTTGCCCGGAGTGCTGCTGACCACCGGCGCCGGCTTCGTTTTCGGAGTGATCGAGGGCACCCTTTATGTGGTGATCGGCACCACCATCGGGGCCGGGCTGGCCTTTCTGATTGCCCGGCATTTCTTTGGCGAGACGGCCCACATCTACATCCGCAACCGGGCAAAGCTGTCGGTGGTGACGGACGAGATGGCACCCCATGGCTGGAAGATTGTCCTGCTGACGCGCCTGATCCCGTTTTTCCCGGGCAAGGTATCCAACTACCTGTTCGGGCTGACCAGCTTTTCATTTCCCGGTTTTGTCGCGGGTACCTTTCTCGGGGTGATTCCTTTCTCATTGCACAACGTTTACCTGGGCTCGCTGGCGGCCGATCTGTCCACCCTGGGAGTCCGGGAAAGCGCCCGTACACCGCTGGAGTGGACCATCTACGGGGCTGGTTTTCTCGGCACTATACTGGCTGTGGTGTTGCTGAACCGTCTGGCCAGGCGAGCATTGGCCCGTTACCGGATGGAAACCGAACCCATGGCACAGGAGGATACCGAATGA
- a CDS encoding TIGR02647 family protein yields MPFSPNHLAELNLLLQFPSTSMQEGIKVHAHSAAPETVRAAESLFAKGLISQKDGGYLTPMGTEAVELTHKLQSILTSK; encoded by the coding sequence ATGCCATTCTCGCCGAACCACCTTGCGGAGCTCAATCTGTTATTGCAGTTTCCCTCGACCTCCATGCAGGAAGGCATCAAGGTGCATGCCCATTCCGCTGCGCCGGAAACGGTCCGGGCTGCCGAGAGTCTGTTCGCCAAGGGACTGATCAGCCAGAAGGACGGCGGCTACCTGACACCGATGGGCACCGAGGCGGTCGAACTGACCCACAAGCTGCAGTCCATACTGACCAGCAAATGA